The following proteins are co-located in the Hemitrygon akajei chromosome 25, sHemAka1.3, whole genome shotgun sequence genome:
- the LOC140716428 gene encoding uncharacterized protein, which produces MEHPCEYEDIGKGFNFPPELETNECSHIKERPFTCSVCEKGFTRSSHLLAHQRIHTGERPYTCTVCGKGFTESSKLKAHYQVHTDKRTFNCSNCAKSFKSSQYLRRHQQIHTTERPFACTVCGKGFTHSSKLLVHERVHTGEWPFTCSVCGKGFNQSSDLLTHQRVHTGERPFTCTVCGKGFTRSFNLLVHEQVHTGRRPFSCSVCGKGFTQSSHMLIHQ; this is translated from the coding sequence ATGGAGCACCCATGTGAATATGAGGACATTGGGAAAGGGTTCAACTTCCCACCTGAGCTGGAAACCAATGAATGTAGTCACATTAAAGAAAGACCAtttacctgttctgtgtgtgagaagggattcacacGTTCATCCCACCTGCTggcacaccagcgaattcacactggggagaggccgtacacctgcacagtgtgtgggaagggattcaccgagTCATCCAAGCTGAAGGCACATTaccaagttcacactgataaaAGAACTTTTAATTGCTCGAACTGTGCCAAGAGCTTTAAAAGCTCCCAGTATCTGCGGAGACATCAGCAAATCCACACAACCGAGAGGCCTTTCGCCTGCACtgtgtgtgggaaaggattcactcattcatccaagcTGCTGGTGCACGAGCGGGTTCACACTGGAGAGTGGCCGTTTACCTGTTCCgtgtgcgggaagggattcaacCAGTCATCTGACCtgctgacacaccagcgagttcacaccggggagaggccttTCACTTGCACTgtgtgcgggaagggattcactcgctcatTTAACTTGCTGGTCCATGAGCAGGTTCACACTGGAAGAAGACCCTTCTCTTgttctgtctgtgggaagggattcactcagtcgtcACACATGTTGATACACCAGTGA